Below is a genomic region from Cotesia glomerata isolate CgM1 linkage group LG5, MPM_Cglom_v2.3, whole genome shotgun sequence.
ggaagcttcctgtgaccttcaaacgtcgagatctgatgaaaactcgatttttgcaaaacggggtgaaaacaataacttcccgatttttgaaaatcttcgattttcttagcgggtagttaaaaaatatctgtTTGATATCTCACCTGTTTTTTAATTGTCGTAACACTGGAAGTAAAAACCAGAAAAACAAATACGATCCAAATTAAACGCAGTATCACTACGAGCCATGATACGTAAAAACCTTTAACTTTCAACAACGTCAAAATACAAAGGTATACGCAATAAATAACCCTTTCAGCGAAGCACAAAATCGTTATCAAAATAGGAACTCCGTAAAAGTCAGCAGCATCATGGCACATCCCGTAAAGTTCGATATACGTAGACTTAAGGTTATCTATATTGTAGAGAATTGATTCGCGTGTTAGAACTTTTTGAGTAACTGAAAAGATTTGCGGGTAATTATCATTGCTTTTTGCCAGactaaatttagaaataattaaatcaatgcTTCTAAATTTGTTTTCAACCATATTAAGCAGCATTGCGTATTGGATCATAACACCTCCCCCGATGACCGTAggcaaattttcaaaaaaaactcGATGTGCTGGGAAGTTCCAAACGTCCACTATTATAATGCACCAGATAGTTgccaataaattaataacgaagATAACATCGTTAGTGTAGTCGTATTTCAATTTGTGATTTTCGCACTTTTGTAGCAGCTTGTCGACAAACTTGAACCGATTGTAAATGTTTATGAGTTTCTTTTGTCGAATTATGTAAAGCAACGGAATCACACTAGCGCAcaatattgtaataaataaaacttccACCATTATTAATGGCATGAGCTTTCCAGGGTAATCATCGGATAGTGATCCACTAAATAGTTCACAGATACCGAGAACGATTAGAAGAAATATCAGCAGAACATTATAGTATGCCCCGACATATGAAACATTTAACAAATCCTCTTGCTTGCTACTAACTTCCCACGGTGCTAATCCGAGGGTTTTGCACGAAATTCGTTGAAGATATTTGTAAACTTGATGAAAAGCTGAATTATTGCGAGTATTCTTCATTGTTGATATTTGCTGGGTCTTTTATTCAGTAGCTTCACCAAATATGTTGTCGCAATAGATCAATATTGACTCGTTCTGTGCGAATGTTCTGTCACAAATGCAACTGTGAAATTATCAGCACGTTATTGCTGTTTGGTTCTttatcttgattttttttccgcaattatttttatgcatATTTTACTTCTCTTTGCTAATTATTGATATGCATATTTCAATTCTGCTGCTTTATGAcccaaattttactttttgtatttgagtattttagtttatttttttattaattacttaaaaattaatagaaacaattattgttattagtgcggcgtttattatttaattattgtatttatttagttaataattttatattattgttaccgaaggtatgattaaattaagaaaataagcgtgtgagaaattattacgaagccgagcgaattaattgtaaaagaaattaaaagactgggaaaattattctaagttccgaacaagatttagtatgggaaagtgatgaatggatataaaatgaaagaaatgacgattattattttgtaagaaataaattaggtaagcgaaaattttataagtcccgaggacaatttagtatggaaaaatcaacgaatggatatataatgaaggaaattgcgattaaaatcataaagaattgtgaatttgacgaaacgaatggatagagaatgaagaaaattgcgattaaaataataaagaattgagtttcgaaaataaaaacttagaatttggcaaaacgaatggatagaaaatgaaggaaattacgactaaaataataaataattatttttgaatgctagttcgagggcaccggacaggtgtctaaaacgacccttccggttagttacaagagagttgggggaaaaatgataaacgccaaaatttggctcgataaagcaagcagttctttctcgggagaattactcgggcgaatactcttcaccaagtaatttcagaggatgatactctacctggagtctgaccaaggcccagataagtatcatgaaccgaccggatgaaagtgcttctccccgtgccgaagccttcagctgaggtacggtaggtgatcataagccgtgtaggtgggggcgaagaggacactctccattcgctctcggggtagaggtttaggcccaggggtgacggctagtctcctggggAAGGGGGGAACCAGCTCTTGACAGttagttcgcgattttgaaccgcgaataatgtgtgaaaagagtgttctaatatattgtttatattgtttatatcgtttattaacatgatcaggccaataaagaggttttcctttttctttgatttatttaaaataaagtgttttgtttatattttgttattgataatgtaatccccgtttatgaccctggactccggcgagcaaatttcgagccggggacaaataaattatttatttttataatttttgaaaacgtggacgttacagcTTTATTATACatagaaaaaacaatttgtaAAGTAGTAGGAGTaatagtattcaaaatttttgtatgttgAAATTGCATCTTGAAGTTGTGAAGAAAACCATGGTGAttgaaatgaattttaaaaaattgtttagtttgattgcatttaataattcaaaagtgCAAATTGTAAAGAAATGGCCAAATAAATTGTCACAGTACCCGTTGCCTAGAAAGTAACATAATGTAAAAGGATACTGGAGCATATTCAATCGGAtgaatcaaaaattgaattttgctTACTATTCCTAAAAGCGAACGGTTTAATGGTATAATATCGCAGGCTGTTAATACGATTTCTAATTCACTGAGTTCACTGGAAAAGCAGGACAActgcaataaaatgatttttagtagattagaaattttattgtgtGTATCATAACCTGATAGGCTTGTTTTGTCAACTAGAGAAGAAAAATAACCAA
It encodes:
- the LOC123265595 gene encoding uncharacterized protein LOC123265595; the protein is MKNTRNNSAFHQVYKYLQRISCKTLGLAPWEVSSKQEDLLNVSYVGAYYNVLLIFLLIVLGICELFSGSLSDDYPGKLMPLIMVEVLFITILCASVIPLLYIIRQKKLINIYNRFKFVDKLLQKCENHKLKYDYTNDVIFVINLLATIWCIIIVDVWNFPAHRVFFENLPTVIGGGVMIQYAMLLNMVENKFRSIDLIISKFSLAKSNDNYPQIFSVTQKVLTRESILYNIDNLKSTYIELYGMCHDAADFYGVPILITILCFAERVIYCVYLCILTLLKVKGFYVSWLVVILRLIWIVFVFLVFTSSVTTIKKQNCKLAKTITLLTDKNTMDEKIMKKLLFFSNDLSHLEINLTACDILPLDRTLLGITTGTIAMYLVIAVQFGSSSISH
- the LOC123265604 gene encoding uncharacterized protein LOC123265604 isoform X1 — encoded protein: MKRITLLYDTLLDFVFLFEVFTSSTTEMKKQNRKLARTICSLVDQSTLDDKVVEKLSCFSSELSELEIVLTACDIIPLNRSLLGIVSKIQFLIHPIEYAPVSFYIMLLSRQRVL